The Haloplanus sp. CK5-1 genome contains a region encoding:
- a CDS encoding DUF5830 family protein encodes MVAPVERSGVTGTGSTDDRLELALDLLANLERDDLSLAAVVDRIETVTTDPTLTRTVLDEAELRGLIDREDGRIRVRSGGFVRFERDVVARDGEFECRRCGAGLSTGHFVRFESGELGPFGSSCVRKVLGRD; translated from the coding sequence ATGGTCGCCCCCGTCGAACGGTCGGGCGTGACCGGGACGGGATCGACCGACGACCGCCTCGAACTCGCCCTTGACCTCCTCGCCAACCTCGAACGCGACGACCTGTCGCTGGCCGCCGTGGTCGACCGCATCGAGACGGTGACGACCGACCCGACGCTCACGCGGACGGTCCTCGACGAGGCCGAACTCCGGGGACTGATCGACCGCGAAGATGGCCGTATCCGGGTCCGGAGCGGGGGGTTCGTCCGCTTCGAGCGCGACGTCGTCGCCCGCGACGGCGAGTTCGAGTGTCGGCGCTGCGGGGCCGGGCTCTCGACCGGCCACTTCGTCCGGTTCGAATCGGGCGAACTCGGGCCGTTCGGCTCCTCCTGTGTGCGAAAAGTGCTCGGCCGCGACTAG
- a CDS encoding zinc-dependent alcohol dehydrogenase family protein produces the protein MRAAVLRDHGEPLEIEDVDCPDPSPHGVVVAVEACGVCRSDWHAWQGHGEWVGDRVSDGQILGHEPAGRVVAVGDRVRTVAEGDRVAVPFNLGDGSCPQCLCGHGNVCEDGLALGFQPEAQGAFAEEVHVPHADYNAMRLPNGVAARDMAALGCRFMTAFHALTARGGVGGGDWVAVHGCGGVGLSAVHVADALGARVVAVDIRDAALDLASDLGADAVVNAAGRSGREVTGEVRAASDGGAHVSVDALGVAETCRNSVFSLRRRGTHLQVGLTTDEERGEVSLPVERMAMMEADFKGVRGMPPTRYDELLGLLESGAIEPGRLVRREVTLDDVPDRLAAMTDYGTTGVEVVTEF, from the coding sequence ATGCGCGCCGCAGTGCTCCGGGACCACGGCGAACCGCTGGAGATCGAAGACGTCGACTGCCCCGATCCGTCCCCCCACGGCGTCGTCGTCGCCGTCGAGGCCTGTGGTGTCTGTCGGAGCGACTGGCACGCCTGGCAGGGCCACGGCGAGTGGGTCGGTGATCGGGTGTCCGACGGGCAGATCCTCGGTCACGAACCGGCCGGTCGCGTCGTCGCCGTCGGCGACCGGGTCCGGACCGTCGCGGAGGGTGACCGCGTCGCCGTCCCGTTCAACCTCGGCGACGGCTCCTGTCCCCAGTGTCTGTGCGGTCACGGCAACGTCTGCGAGGACGGCCTCGCGCTCGGCTTCCAGCCCGAAGCGCAGGGCGCGTTCGCCGAAGAGGTCCACGTCCCCCACGCCGACTACAACGCCATGCGCCTGCCCAACGGCGTCGCCGCACGCGACATGGCGGCGCTGGGCTGTCGGTTCATGACCGCCTTCCACGCCCTCACCGCCCGCGGCGGGGTCGGAGGTGGCGACTGGGTCGCCGTCCACGGCTGTGGTGGAGTCGGGCTCTCGGCGGTCCACGTCGCGGACGCCCTCGGCGCGCGGGTCGTCGCCGTCGACATCCGCGACGCGGCGCTGGACCTGGCGAGCGACCTCGGTGCCGACGCCGTCGTGAACGCCGCCGGACGCTCGGGCCGCGAGGTGACCGGCGAGGTTCGGGCGGCGAGCGACGGCGGCGCACACGTCTCGGTCGACGCACTGGGCGTGGCGGAGACCTGCCGGAACTCGGTGTTCTCGTTGCGTCGGCGCGGGACCCACCTCCAAGTCGGGTTGACGACCGACGAGGAGCGCGGCGAGGTATCGCTCCCCGTCGAGCGGATGGCGATGATGGAAGCGGACTTCAAGGGGGTGCGCGGGATGCCGCCGACGCGGTACGACGAGTTGCTCGGGCTGCTCGAGTCGGGGGCGATCGAGCCCGGTCGACTCGTTCGCCGGGAAGTGACCCTCGACGACGTCCCCGATCGGCTGGCGGCGATGACCGACTACGGGACGACGGGCGTCGAAGTCGTCACCGAGTTCTAG
- a CDS encoding replication factor C large subunit encodes MTDWTEKYRPSTLSAVRGNDKARDALAEWGETWDDHGEAVVVHGRPGVGKTSAAHALAADMGWETVELNASDQRTADVIERFAGRASKNATLAGSTGADDTGGRQLVILDEADNIHGNYDRGGASAITRVVKDADQPIVLIANDYYEMSRGLRNACREIEFRDVSARSIVPVLRNICRREEVDFDADALDRIAEVNDGDLRSAVNDLQAAAEADRTLTVDDVVTSDRDRSLDVFPFLDAVLKEESAEEAIQSAYRVDETPDDLTKWVAENAPKVYDGAELARAYDHLANADRWLGRVRASQEYGYWRYATDALAGGVAAARDGSKGGWTRFARPQFWPSSDATADKVVQAVAERGGFSIATARREILPFIAAMTHHCKPRDLTVAMAAYYDFDEAAVSFVTGSGETTNKVASIVADAEELRESAMVEESGAFGGRSTLGDGERDGDAPAVDGEGDDPAGSDVESDAEDDADADEDDGQAGLSDFM; translated from the coding sequence ATGACCGACTGGACGGAGAAGTACCGACCGTCGACGCTGTCGGCCGTCCGGGGGAACGACAAGGCACGCGACGCGCTGGCCGAGTGGGGAGAGACGTGGGACGACCACGGCGAGGCGGTCGTCGTCCACGGGCGTCCCGGCGTCGGCAAGACCTCCGCGGCACACGCGCTGGCGGCCGACATGGGGTGGGAGACGGTCGAACTCAACGCGTCCGACCAGCGCACCGCGGACGTGATCGAGCGGTTCGCCGGCCGGGCGTCGAAGAACGCGACCCTCGCCGGATCGACGGGGGCGGACGACACCGGCGGGCGACAACTGGTGATCCTCGACGAAGCCGACAACATCCACGGCAACTACGACCGCGGCGGCGCGAGCGCCATCACGCGCGTGGTCAAGGACGCCGATCAGCCGATCGTGTTGATCGCCAACGACTACTACGAGATGAGCCGGGGGTTGCGGAACGCGTGTCGGGAGATCGAGTTCCGGGACGTCTCCGCACGGTCGATCGTCCCGGTGCTGCGGAACATCTGTCGGCGCGAGGAGGTCGACTTCGACGCCGACGCACTGGACCGCATCGCGGAGGTGAACGACGGCGACCTGCGGTCGGCGGTCAACGACCTCCAGGCGGCAGCCGAGGCGGACCGCACGTTGACCGTCGACGACGTGGTGACGAGCGACCGCGACCGGAGTCTCGACGTCTTTCCCTTCCTCGACGCGGTATTGAAAGAGGAGTCGGCGGAGGAGGCGATTCAGTCGGCCTACCGCGTCGACGAGACACCGGACGACCTGACGAAGTGGGTCGCCGAGAACGCGCCGAAGGTGTACGACGGGGCGGAACTCGCCCGCGCGTACGACCACCTCGCGAACGCCGACCGGTGGCTGGGCCGGGTGCGCGCGAGCCAGGAGTACGGCTACTGGCGGTACGCGACCGACGCCCTCGCTGGCGGGGTGGCTGCCGCCCGCGACGGATCGAAGGGGGGATGGACCCGCTTCGCTCGCCCGCAGTTCTGGCCCTCGTCGGACGCGACGGCCGACAAGGTGGTCCAAGCGGTCGCCGAGCGCGGCGGGTTCAGCATCGCCACCGCGCGACGCGAGATACTCCCCTTCATCGCGGCGATGACACACCACTGCAAGCCCCGCGACCTGACCGTGGCGATGGCCGCCTACTACGACTTCGACGAGGCGGCTGTCTCCTTCGTCACCGGCAGTGGCGAGACGACGAACAAGGTGGCGTCCATCGTCGCCGACGCCGAGGAGTTGCGCGAGTCGGCGATGGTCGAGGAGTCGGGGGCGTTCGGCGGGCGGTCGACGCTCGGCGACGGGGAACGGGACGGAGACGCGCCGGCGGTCGACGGTGAGGGCGACGACCCGGCGGGGAGCGACGTCGAGTCCGATGCCGAAGACGACGCCGACGCCGACGAGGACGACGGCCAGGCCGGTCTCTCGGATTTCATGTAG
- a CDS encoding DUF7115 domain-containing protein — MSHPEIVQSSLDGESVAASVGLGGEDRLLVTPTRTLVYRAEGLLSDESVEEFPHEAEHVGVDEGRRKSTITLDYGLDGERTFTVPTKTLDSVLHPVLAGVLNAAGITDPGETIKQTFRFSELTVVVTSARLVRHIGGAVWDEEYDEYHFDDVTDLDFEEGSVATSVVLTVGGRQERFKAPNNSARALRESLVSAVCTHHGVDDLDGLRAATTPDDTVADSEDVASGSASGTDGRVSFGEGPEPLGTGDPTTDEGNGEQATEGSIGGAGDDGDRPHSTGRRPQADDDEGPRPSAGRTQSGDGDPSGFDDSGFQSATEIDDSAVAQELADLRDAVEEQNERLDRQRRTIERLIEELRQGR, encoded by the coding sequence ATGAGTCACCCGGAGATCGTCCAGTCCAGCCTCGACGGCGAGTCCGTGGCCGCGAGCGTCGGCCTCGGCGGCGAGGACCGCCTGCTCGTGACGCCGACGCGGACGCTCGTCTACCGGGCGGAGGGACTCCTCTCCGACGAGAGTGTCGAGGAGTTCCCCCACGAGGCCGAACACGTCGGGGTCGACGAGGGTCGACGCAAGTCGACGATCACGCTCGACTACGGTCTCGACGGCGAGCGTACGTTCACGGTGCCGACGAAGACCCTCGATTCGGTGTTGCACCCGGTGCTCGCCGGCGTGTTGAACGCCGCGGGGATCACCGACCCCGGCGAGACGATCAAGCAGACCTTCCGGTTCAGCGAACTGACGGTCGTCGTCACGAGCGCACGACTCGTCCGCCACATCGGTGGGGCCGTCTGGGACGAGGAGTACGACGAGTACCACTTCGACGACGTGACCGACCTCGACTTCGAGGAGGGGAGCGTCGCCACCAGCGTGGTCCTCACCGTCGGCGGCCGACAGGAGCGGTTCAAGGCACCCAACAACAGCGCGCGTGCGCTCCGCGAGTCTCTCGTGTCGGCGGTGTGTACCCACCACGGCGTCGACGACCTGGATGGACTCCGTGCGGCCACGACGCCCGACGACACGGTGGCCGACTCGGAGGACGTGGCATCGGGGTCGGCATCCGGGACCGACGGCCGCGTGTCGTTCGGTGAGGGACCGGAACCGCTCGGAACCGGCGACCCGACGACCGACGAAGGGAACGGCGAACAGGCGACGGAGGGGTCGATCGGGGGGGCGGGCGACGACGGTGACCGGCCACACTCCACTGGTCGTCGGCCACAGGCCGACGACGACGAGGGACCACGCCCCTCGGCCGGCCGTACGCAGTCCGGCGACGGTGACCCGTCCGGGTTCGACGACTCCGGCTTCCAGTCCGCCACTGAGATCGACGACTCGGCGGTCGCGCAGGAACTCGCCGACCTACGCGACGCGGTCGAGGAACAGAACGAACGGCTCGACCGCCAGCGGCGGACGATCGAGCGGCTGATCGAGGAGCTCCGACAGGGGCGCTAG
- a CDS encoding DUF1405 domain-containing protein, with product MVSVPFDGGRYVEHYLGNPASLSVLLVANGTAFLVGVSFYVHSDPSLAALPSILYPLFADSPTAIALATLSIATLLPNLRRRVRNAPVNVPLAYLHTFAFVWLLKYGLWTVVALTLRPDLYVGFTGAALWDYWGIVLTHLLFVVEAFAIPHYGRTTDRALKVALGALLVNDVFDYALGYHPPLRYDPGLLLPLATVVLSVLAVGVASRVFDRLGRVDPLAPGPGSGGAE from the coding sequence ATGGTTTCCGTCCCGTTCGACGGCGGACGCTACGTGGAGCACTACCTCGGCAACCCGGCCAGTCTCTCGGTCCTCCTGGTCGCCAACGGGACTGCCTTCCTCGTCGGCGTGAGCTTCTACGTCCACTCCGACCCCTCGCTCGCGGCGCTTCCGTCGATCCTCTACCCGCTCTTCGCCGACTCGCCGACCGCCATCGCGCTGGCGACGCTGTCCATCGCGACGCTTCTCCCCAACCTCCGGCGGCGGGTCCGGAACGCCCCGGTGAACGTTCCGCTCGCCTACCTCCACACCTTCGCGTTCGTCTGGCTCCTCAAGTACGGCCTCTGGACCGTCGTGGCGCTGACCCTCCGGCCCGACCTCTACGTCGGCTTCACTGGGGCCGCCCTGTGGGACTACTGGGGCATCGTCCTCACCCACCTCCTGTTCGTCGTCGAGGCCTTCGCCATCCCTCACTACGGACGGACGACCGACCGAGCGCTGAAAGTCGCCCTCGGCGCCCTCCTCGTGAACGACGTCTTCGACTACGCGCTGGGCTACCACCCGCCGCTCCGGTACGACCCCGGTCTCCTCTTGCCCCTGGCGACCGTCGTGCTGTCGGTTCTCGCCGTCGGCGTCGCGAGTCGCGTCTTCGACCGCCTCGGTCGAGTCGATCCGCTGGCTCCCGGACCGGGGTCGGGAGGGGCCGAATGA
- a CDS encoding RimK family alpha-L-glutamate ligase: MTSEPNGIRVGVLSLHNSKETKAILNAVEDLGHDPVWLRRENTAVSIEDSEVTVDPDVDVVANRLLLSTTGDPAELLGLATTFERIRPMLNEPDAVLTAIHKFATAATLADWNVRVPDAFLALSNEGLNAGRERFGDVAVYKTAIGTHGGGTWKVDLTDPVNPRVGTRQAFLQELVERDPDSHRDLRVYVVDDEIVGAMYRYAPEGDWRTNVALGGDVADASDDLPEAAAETALYTTEVMGLDYAGVDLIEGDDGWFVLEVNPTAGFKGLHQATGISPAPHIAKLAIERAGGAVDDDRVRDLAATLDDSTPSCMPRITPPEREDLPVIGYIEDVVASGTSGSAQVKGKSDTGATRTSIDTGLAAEIGAGPIKSMTRVKSGSVKSGKARPVVDLVLGIGGTQHTVTASVEDRSHMDYPLLLGRDVLEHYCVDVRRRSDDADDRPEGEILEE, translated from the coding sequence ATGACGAGCGAGCCAAACGGCATCCGGGTCGGTGTACTGTCGCTACACAACAGCAAGGAGACGAAGGCGATTCTGAACGCCGTCGAGGACCTGGGCCACGACCCGGTGTGGCTCCGCCGGGAGAACACCGCCGTCTCCATCGAGGACAGCGAGGTGACGGTCGACCCGGACGTGGACGTGGTCGCCAACCGTCTGTTGCTCTCGACGACGGGCGACCCCGCCGAACTGCTCGGTCTGGCGACGACGTTCGAGCGCATCCGGCCGATGTTGAACGAACCGGACGCGGTGTTGACCGCCATCCACAAGTTCGCGACGGCGGCGACGCTCGCGGACTGGAACGTGCGCGTCCCCGACGCCTTCCTCGCGCTGTCGAACGAGGGACTCAACGCCGGCCGCGAGCGCTTCGGCGACGTGGCCGTCTACAAGACCGCCATCGGCACCCACGGGGGCGGCACGTGGAAGGTCGACCTCACCGACCCCGTCAACCCGCGGGTCGGCACCCGGCAGGCGTTCCTCCAGGAACTGGTCGAGCGCGATCCGGACAGCCACCGCGACCTCCGGGTGTACGTCGTCGACGACGAGATCGTCGGAGCCATGTACCGGTACGCGCCGGAGGGTGACTGGCGGACCAACGTCGCGCTCGGTGGCGACGTTGCCGACGCGAGCGACGACCTCCCCGAGGCGGCCGCCGAGACGGCGCTGTACACGACCGAAGTTATGGGTCTGGACTACGCCGGCGTCGACCTCATCGAGGGTGACGACGGCTGGTTCGTCCTCGAGGTCAACCCCACGGCGGGGTTCAAAGGGCTGCACCAGGCGACTGGCATCAGCCCCGCACCCCACATCGCGAAACTCGCCATCGAACGCGCCGGCGGAGCGGTCGACGACGACCGGGTTCGCGACCTTGCCGCGACGCTCGACGACTCGACGCCGTCGTGCATGCCACGGATCACGCCGCCCGAACGGGAGGATCTTCCCGTCATCGGCTACATCGAGGACGTCGTCGCCAGCGGCACCAGCGGGTCGGCCCAGGTCAAGGGGAAATCGGACACCGGCGCGACCCGGACCAGCATCGACACCGGACTCGCCGCCGAAATCGGTGCGGGACCGATCAAGAGCATGACTCGCGTCAAGTCGGGGAGCGTCAAGTCGGGGAAGGCCCGTCCGGTGGTCGACCTGGTCCTCGGCATCGGCGGCACTCAACACACCGTCACCGCGAGTGTCGAGGACCGGAGCCACATGGACTACCCCCTATTGTTGGGACGGGACGTCCTCGAACACTACTGCGTCGACGTGCGTCGGCGCTCGGACGACGCCGACGACAGGCCGGAGGGAGAGATTCTGGAGGAGTGA
- a CDS encoding AbrB/MazE/SpoVT family DNA-binding domain-containing protein, producing the protein MSDVTLDDRGRLTLPKEMRERHGDRYHIVELHDGIKLIPVADDPLDALRDEFADIEKTAGELRERAREAAVDEAGR; encoded by the coding sequence ATGTCCGATGTGACGCTCGACGACCGGGGGCGTCTGACACTCCCGAAAGAGATGCGAGAGCGGCATGGAGACCGTTATCACATCGTCGAACTTCACGACGGAATCAAGCTGATTCCGGTCGCGGACGACCCCCTCGACGCGCTTCGAGACGAGTTCGCCGACATCGAGAAAACGGCCGGTGAACTCAGGGAACGAGCGCGCGAAGCGGCGGTAGACGAGGCCGGGCGCTGA
- a CDS encoding VTT domain-containing protein, translated as MDRRLRLLTGVALVAVVATLAWARSPSWALSRLAWLAADPGRLTAALVVVAVVRPLFAWPTTLLAVVAGYGLGPWGFPLALGLVVVTSLPPYWLAGRGAGAGRIAAAGERLVAEAGDLRSVAGSRLLPLPSDVVSAGAGVAGVPLRAFALGTAVGEVPWVAVGVVAGDSLGGLERASLGAAMEPGVVVGAALLATLAFAGPVYRLVVTAE; from the coding sequence ATGGACCGTCGCCTGCGACTCCTCACGGGGGTGGCGCTCGTCGCCGTCGTCGCGACGCTCGCGTGGGCGCGCTCGCCGTCGTGGGCGCTCTCTCGCCTGGCGTGGCTGGCCGCCGACCCGGGCCGGCTGACGGCCGCGCTCGTCGTCGTTGCCGTCGTCCGGCCGCTGTTCGCGTGGCCGACGACGCTGCTCGCGGTGGTCGCCGGCTACGGCCTCGGCCCGTGGGGGTTCCCGCTCGCGCTCGGCCTCGTCGTCGTCACCAGCCTCCCCCCGTACTGGCTGGCCGGGCGCGGCGCGGGGGCGGGCCGCATCGCCGCCGCCGGCGAGCGACTGGTCGCCGAGGCGGGCGACCTCCGGAGCGTCGCCGGCAGTCGACTCCTCCCGCTCCCTTCGGACGTGGTGTCGGCGGGTGCGGGCGTCGCCGGCGTCCCGCTTCGGGCCTTCGCCCTCGGGACGGCCGTCGGCGAGGTTCCGTGGGTCGCCGTCGGCGTCGTCGCCGGCGACTCGCTCGGTGGGTTGGAGCGGGCGTCGCTCGGCGCCGCGATGGAGCCTGGCGTCGTCGTCGGGGCGGCGCTGCTCGCGACCCTCGCCTTCGCCGGCCCGGTGTACCGTCTCGTCGTCACGGCGGAGTGA
- a CDS encoding hemolysin family protein has protein sequence MTPLEISLRLLAGVLLILANGFFVAIEFALTRVRQYPESEFDTPALRRAWEMTQDLEIYLTSCQVGITATSIAVGIIAEPALAALFDPVFTGGALAGVGAGTLIAYAIINLVHLTHGEQTPTYLGVERSKFVCRYGARPMYWFAWLISPVMRVGDTVAKATLKLFGIEMTGAWLETEEQVIESRADLRTRLTSLLDRGDLPEERREEVLNALAVDETPVEEIMTDADDVIALSTTASVEGNLETIRETPHTRFPLIGEEPTDFRGIVYVPSILTHIDDLEAGETTFEAIAAPPMTLSTDTSVSDAFDQFQAEEQELALVIGDGEVAGLVTATDALEAVMGELDDPLDRAWGGAGEEVGADGDAHAS, from the coding sequence ATGACTCCGCTGGAGATCAGTCTCCGCCTCCTCGCCGGCGTCCTGCTCATCCTCGCGAACGGCTTTTTCGTCGCCATCGAGTTCGCGCTCACCCGCGTGCGGCAGTACCCCGAATCCGAGTTCGACACCCCGGCGCTGCGCCGGGCGTGGGAGATGACCCAGGACCTGGAGATCTACCTCACGAGCTGTCAGGTGGGGATCACCGCCACCAGTATCGCCGTCGGCATCATCGCCGAACCGGCGCTGGCGGCGCTGTTCGACCCCGTCTTCACCGGGGGAGCCCTCGCGGGTGTCGGGGCCGGGACCTTGATCGCGTACGCGATCATCAACCTCGTCCACCTGACCCACGGCGAGCAGACGCCGACGTACCTCGGCGTCGAGCGCTCGAAGTTCGTCTGTCGGTACGGCGCGCGGCCGATGTACTGGTTCGCGTGGCTCATCTCGCCGGTGATGCGCGTCGGCGACACCGTCGCCAAGGCGACGCTCAAACTCTTCGGCATCGAGATGACGGGGGCGTGGCTCGAAACCGAAGAGCAGGTCATCGAGTCCCGGGCCGACCTCCGGACCCGCCTCACCTCCCTGCTCGATCGGGGCGACCTGCCCGAGGAGCGCCGCGAAGAAGTGCTCAACGCCCTGGCAGTCGACGAGACCCCTGTCGAGGAGATCATGACCGACGCCGACGACGTGATCGCGCTCTCGACGACGGCGTCGGTCGAGGGGAACCTGGAGACGATCAGGGAGACGCCCCACACCCGCTTTCCCCTGATCGGCGAGGAGCCGACCGACTTCCGCGGCATCGTCTACGTCCCCTCGATCCTGACCCACATCGACGACCTCGAGGCCGGCGAGACGACGTTCGAGGCCATCGCCGCGCCGCCGATGACCCTGTCGACCGACACGAGCGTCAGCGACGCCTTCGACCAGTTCCAGGCCGAGGAGCAGGAACTCGCCCTCGTTATCGGTGACGGTGAGGTGGCCGGACTGGTAACCGCGACCGACGCCCTCGAAGCCGTGATGGGCGAACTCGACGACCCGCTGGATCGGGCGTGGGGCGGGGCGGGAGAGGAGGTCGGAGCCGACGGCGACGCTCACGCCTCGTAG
- the gpmI gene encoding 2,3-bisphosphoglycerate-independent phosphoglycerate mutase encodes MDAALVILDGWGLDGPGRNAVSAADTPRFDRYLATGASGTLDVSGRRVGLPEGQMGNSEVGHLNIGAGRVVTQPLAHIDDAIADGSFFENEALRGAVESVAQTGGRLHLLGLVSAGGVHAHQRHCHALIDLAARHDVEAVTHAFTDGRDTPPTAGADALADLEAVVDDHGTGDVATVTGRYYAMDRDGNWERTKRAYDAVVDREADHVAPTAVDAVEAAYDRDETDEFVEPTLIEGGPAPQDGDAAVFVNFRADRARQLVRMLTDFDREWKFDTDPPEVHLVTMTAYDERFDLPVAFPPLDLPDTLGETLSRAGKTQLRIAESEKYAHVTYFLNGGREVEFEGERRRIVESPDVPTYDRRPEMSAAAVTDAAIDHIDHDDPDVLVLNYANPDMVGHTGEFEAAVEAVEAVDVQLGRLVDAVHAAGGHVLLTADHGNADDMGTVDDPHTAHTANPVPIVYLAPGADPSGGRRIRSGGSLCDVAPTVLELVGVGEPAAMTGESLLD; translated from the coding sequence ATGGACGCCGCGCTGGTCATCCTCGACGGCTGGGGGCTGGACGGTCCCGGCCGCAACGCCGTCTCGGCCGCGGACACGCCGCGTTTCGACCGCTATCTCGCCACCGGGGCGTCGGGCACGCTCGACGTCTCCGGACGTCGGGTCGGCCTCCCCGAGGGGCAGATGGGCAACAGCGAGGTTGGCCACCTCAACATCGGCGCCGGCCGCGTCGTCACCCAGCCGCTTGCCCATATCGACGACGCCATCGCGGACGGCTCCTTCTTCGAGAACGAAGCGCTCCGCGGGGCCGTCGAAAGCGTCGCCCAGACGGGCGGCCGCCTCCACCTGCTGGGGTTGGTCAGCGCGGGCGGGGTCCACGCCCACCAGCGACACTGCCACGCCCTGATCGACCTCGCCGCCCGCCACGATGTCGAGGCGGTGACTCACGCCTTCACCGACGGGCGCGACACGCCGCCGACCGCGGGTGCCGACGCCCTCGCGGACCTGGAGGCGGTCGTCGACGACCACGGCACCGGCGACGTGGCGACGGTGACCGGCCGGTACTACGCGATGGACCGCGACGGGAACTGGGAGCGGACGAAACGCGCCTACGACGCGGTCGTCGACCGCGAGGCCGACCACGTCGCCCCGACGGCCGTCGACGCCGTCGAGGCCGCCTACGACCGCGACGAGACCGACGAGTTCGTCGAACCGACGCTGATCGAGGGCGGTCCGGCCCCGCAGGACGGCGACGCCGCCGTCTTCGTCAACTTCCGAGCCGACCGCGCCCGACAACTCGTCCGGATGCTGACCGACTTCGATCGCGAGTGGAAGTTCGACACCGACCCGCCGGAGGTCCACCTCGTCACGATGACCGCGTACGACGAGCGGTTCGACCTCCCCGTCGCCTTCCCGCCACTCGACCTCCCCGACACCCTCGGTGAGACGCTCTCGCGGGCGGGAAAGACCCAGCTTCGGATCGCCGAATCCGAGAAGTACGCCCACGTCACCTACTTCCTCAACGGCGGTCGGGAGGTGGAGTTCGAGGGCGAACGGCGTCGGATCGTCGAGAGTCCGGACGTCCCGACCTACGACCGCAGACCGGAGATGAGCGCCGCCGCGGTGACCGACGCCGCCATCGATCACATCGATCACGACGACCCGGACGTGCTGGTGTTGAACTACGCCAACCCGGACATGGTCGGCCACACGGGCGAGTTCGAGGCGGCAGTCGAGGCCGTCGAAGCGGTCGACGTCCAACTCGGCCGGCTCGTCGACGCCGTCCACGCGGCCGGTGGCCACGTCCTCCTCACCGCCGATCACGGCAACGCCGACGACATGGGGACGGTCGACGACCCTCACACCGCCCACACCGCCAACCCGGTGCCGATCGTCTACCTCGCACCCGGGGCTGACCCCTCGGGCGGCCGCCGGATCCGGTCCGGCGGCTCGCTGTGTGACGTGGCACCGACCGTCCTCGAACTCGTCGGCGTCGGCGAGCCGGCGGCGATGACGGGCGAGTCGCTGCTCGACTGA
- a CDS encoding PIN domain-containing protein: MYAETDFLLALIKDEDWLGEAAETVYRNYRDELWTSQFTLIELLMVAYREERDTERVVTNAASLVDVRGDVDTVVAAAMYVEDHGFTPFDALHLVESDGATIVSSDGAYEGFAPRLDLKGLSEE, from the coding sequence ATGTACGCCGAGACTGACTTCCTGCTCGCACTCATCAAGGATGAAGACTGGTTAGGCGAGGCGGCCGAGACGGTGTATCGAAACTACCGAGACGAACTGTGGACATCGCAGTTCACCCTCATCGAACTCCTGATGGTCGCCTACCGCGAGGAACGCGACACCGAGCGGGTGGTCACGAACGCCGCGAGTCTCGTCGACGTTCGCGGCGACGTGGATACCGTTGTTGCGGCGGCGATGTACGTCGAAGACCACGGGTTCACACCCTTCGACGCGCTTCATCTCGTCGAATCCGACGGCGCCACAATCGTCTCCAGCGATGGCGCGTACGAGGGGTTCGCTCCGCGACTCGACCTGAAAGGGTTGAGCGAGGAGTGA
- a CDS encoding DNA-3-methyladenine glycosylase 2 family protein: protein MSDWRRVLRTDPVMADLMETHGEVSLTLADDPFRRLVVSIINQQVSTASAEAIRERAFDLLGEVTPETVLDADREALRDAGLSGTKVDYLRNAAAAFRDLDLSRTAFDGRSDEAVVEALTEITGVGRWTAEMCCMFALGREDVLPLGDLAVRRGLEDLYDCDSREAMRSVAETWRPYRSYATLYVWAHYEA, encoded by the coding sequence ATGAGCGACTGGCGGCGCGTCCTCCGGACCGATCCCGTGATGGCCGACCTGATGGAGACCCACGGCGAGGTGTCGCTCACCCTCGCGGACGACCCGTTCCGCCGTCTCGTCGTGAGCATCATCAACCAGCAGGTGTCGACCGCGAGCGCCGAGGCGATCCGAGAGCGCGCGTTCGACCTGCTGGGCGAGGTGACCCCCGAAACCGTCCTCGACGCCGACCGGGAGGCGCTCCGTGACGCCGGCCTGTCGGGCACAAAAGTCGACTACCTCCGGAACGCCGCGGCGGCGTTCCGCGATCTCGACCTCTCCCGGACCGCCTTCGACGGGCGATCGGACGAGGCGGTGGTCGAGGCGCTGACCGAGATAACGGGGGTCGGTCGGTGGACCGCGGAGATGTGCTGCATGTTCGCGCTGGGCCGCGAGGACGTCCTTCCCCTCGGCGACCTCGCCGTCCGGCGGGGACTCGAAGACCTGTACGACTGTGACTCCCGGGAGGCGATGCGGTCGGTCGCGGAGACGTGGCGACCGTACCGGTCCTACGCCACGCTGTACGTCTGGGCACACTACGAGGCGTGA